In Natronomonas halophila, one DNA window encodes the following:
- a CDS encoding DUF7473 family protein has translation MLPLQADLVGGGPLALVVTFVLAALFYAVTLHLAALWVLGDEPHQRAVAVSPVPAAISMFFEAAGPVVVAVLAFGATLVAVRYVYKLTTKGAALLTTFHFAIAVILGLALRNLLSA, from the coding sequence ATGCTCCCGTTGCAGGCCGACCTCGTCGGCGGCGGTCCGCTCGCGCTCGTCGTCACGTTCGTGCTGGCGGCGCTTTTCTATGCGGTCACCCTTCATCTCGCGGCGCTGTGGGTGCTCGGCGACGAACCCCACCAGCGCGCCGTCGCCGTCTCACCAGTTCCGGCAGCCATCTCGATGTTCTTCGAAGCCGCCGGCCCGGTCGTCGTCGCGGTGTTGGCGTTCGGGGCCACGCTCGTGGCCGTCCGCTACGTCTACAAACTGACGACGAAGGGCGCGGCCCTGTTGACGACGTTTCACTTCGCCATCGCGGTGATTCTCGGCCTCGCGCTCCGGAACCTGCTTTCGGCCTGA
- a CDS encoding TATA-box-binding protein produces MQDPKETINIENVVASTGIGQELDLQSVAMDLEGADYDPEQFPGLVYRTQEPKSAALIFRSGKIVCTGAKSTDDVHESLRIVFDKLRDLDIQVDEDPEIVVQNIVTSADLGRNLNLNAIAIGLGLENIEYEPEQFPGLVYRLDDPDVVALLFGSGKLVITGGKKPDDAKEAVDKIVSRLEELGLLDG; encoded by the coding sequence ATGCAGGACCCCAAGGAGACTATCAATATCGAGAACGTCGTCGCGTCGACGGGGATCGGCCAGGAGCTCGACCTCCAGAGCGTCGCGATGGACCTCGAGGGTGCGGACTACGACCCCGAGCAGTTCCCGGGCCTCGTCTATCGGACCCAGGAACCGAAGTCGGCGGCACTTATCTTCCGCTCCGGGAAAATCGTCTGTACCGGCGCGAAATCCACCGACGACGTCCACGAATCGCTCCGTATCGTCTTCGACAAACTCCGTGACCTCGACATTCAGGTCGACGAGGACCCCGAAATCGTCGTCCAGAACATCGTCACGAGCGCGGACCTCGGCCGCAATCTCAACCTCAACGCTATCGCTATCGGTCTCGGTCTCGAGAACATCGAGTACGAACCCGAGCAGTTCCCCGGCCTCGTCTACCGTCTCGACGACCCCGACGTCGTCGCGCTCCTCTTCGGCTCCGGCAAACTCGTCATCACGGGCGGCAAGAAGCCGGACGACGCGAAGGAAGCCGTCGACAAGATCGTCTCGCGGCTGGAAGAACTCGGTCTGCTGGACGGATAA
- a CDS encoding methyltransferase domain-containing protein, translating to MELAGDDDAFALREAESRASDVELLAPGLATARGVRRAETLAYTRRVCRLVGTCKPEVDAAVAVLKAATIDRQGTVAVRARDVRGRTDIDTQAVERRLGSVLVDRGFDVDLDDPDHTLVALFSDSAALGWLDTETMRDFGDRQPTEKPFFQPGSMDPMDARALANIAGAGPETRLLDPMCGTGGILVEAGLAGSDVVGVDAQEKMARGARKNLDHYLDDGEVVRADATRLPFADDSFDGRESSDDSRARKDAKRPFDGVVFDAPYGRQSKIESVSLDALVGDALAEVRRVAPKAVLVADRPWNDAAEDAGWTVESRFDRRVHRSLVRYVHVLV from the coding sequence CTGGAGTTGGCCGGCGACGACGACGCCTTCGCGCTTCGTGAGGCCGAAAGCCGCGCCTCCGACGTCGAGTTGCTGGCGCCCGGCCTCGCGACCGCTCGCGGCGTCCGCCGAGCGGAGACGCTGGCGTATACCCGTCGCGTCTGTCGGCTCGTCGGCACTTGCAAGCCCGAGGTCGACGCCGCCGTTGCCGTGCTAAAGGCCGCTACCATCGACCGGCAAGGAACCGTCGCCGTCCGCGCCCGCGACGTCCGCGGCCGTACGGATATCGACACACAGGCCGTCGAACGCCGACTCGGAAGCGTGCTCGTCGACCGGGGCTTCGACGTCGACCTCGATGACCCCGACCACACGCTCGTCGCCCTCTTTTCCGATAGCGCCGCGCTCGGCTGGCTCGACACCGAGACGATGCGGGATTTCGGCGACCGCCAACCCACCGAAAAACCCTTCTTCCAGCCCGGCAGCATGGACCCGATGGACGCCCGCGCGCTGGCGAACATCGCCGGTGCCGGCCCCGAAACCCGCCTGCTGGACCCCATGTGCGGGACCGGCGGCATCCTCGTGGAGGCCGGCCTCGCGGGCAGCGACGTCGTCGGCGTCGACGCCCAAGAGAAAATGGCTCGCGGCGCCAGAAAGAACCTCGACCACTATTTAGACGACGGCGAGGTCGTCCGCGCGGACGCGACGCGGCTGCCGTTCGCCGACGACAGTTTCGACGGTCGCGAATCGTCGGACGATTCGCGAGCCCGAAAGGACGCAAAGCGTCCTTTCGACGGCGTCGTCTTCGATGCGCCCTACGGCCGGCAGTCGAAAATCGAGAGCGTCTCGCTGGACGCACTGGTCGGCGATGCCCTCGCCGAAGTCCGGCGGGTGGCCCCCAAGGCCGTCCTCGTCGCCGACCGGCCGTGGAACGACGCGGCCGAAGACGCGGGGTGGACCGTCGAATCACGCTTCGACCGGCGCGTCCACCGCTCGCTTGTCAGGTACGTCCACGTGCTGGTGTAG
- a CDS encoding protein-tyrosine phosphatase family protein — protein MTNLAPVAPDAPVFGVCRARFSDGDLDSWLDALDEAGIGRVVCVLSEAEAAEYGVPEAYADRFETRHTPLPAEGIPDDEALDAAVEAIRMGNYAGKRVAIHCDDGLGRTGLVAAAWLTRYHGYGPMEALDVVEAAGRAPRKTLPDLSDERLQDLLTTEDEDDEE, from the coding sequence ATGACGAACCTCGCACCCGTCGCCCCCGACGCGCCCGTTTTCGGCGTCTGTCGGGCCCGCTTCAGCGACGGTGACCTCGATTCGTGGCTCGATGCCCTCGACGAGGCGGGCATCGGTCGCGTGGTCTGTGTTCTCTCGGAAGCCGAAGCCGCGGAGTACGGCGTCCCCGAGGCCTATGCCGACCGCTTCGAGACGCGACACACGCCGCTGCCGGCCGAGGGGATTCCGGACGACGAGGCCCTCGATGCTGCCGTCGAGGCGATTCGGATGGGAAACTACGCAGGCAAGCGAGTGGCGATTCATTGCGACGACGGCCTCGGCCGGACGGGCCTGGTCGCCGCTGCGTGGCTGACCCGCTATCACGGCTACGGGCCGATGGAAGCCCTCGACGTCGTCGAAGCCGCCGGGCGGGCGCCACGGAAGACGCTACCCGACCTATCGGACGAGCGGTTGCAGGACCTGTTGACGACCGAAGACGAGGACGACGAGGAGTAG
- a CDS encoding AAA family ATPase, with the protein MEAPLWTEEHAPDIADLPQAEARDHLRRAVEEPMNLVVFGPRGAGKTAAVGALAEATHEDPDNDFVVINVADFFGRTKKEIKNDPRFSHFLEGRSQLSKRDMISHILKEQASYQPVSGDFRTVLLDNAEAIREDFQQSLRRVMEQHYEATQFVIATRQPSKLIPPIESRCFPVPMRAPTHEETVEVLESIVEAEGVDYDADGLEYVAGYGDGDLRKAILGAQTAHEEAGEVTMQAAYDALGDVGMRDELESILADAESGEFEDARSSLDDLLYDEGFAGNEILRELLAAARSRYDGRELAEVHRLAGEIDLEMSEGNTDRVHLGRLLAELGR; encoded by the coding sequence ATGGAAGCGCCGCTGTGGACGGAGGAACACGCGCCCGATATTGCCGACCTGCCGCAGGCGGAGGCCCGCGACCACCTCCGCCGGGCCGTCGAGGAGCCGATGAACCTCGTCGTCTTCGGCCCCCGCGGCGCCGGCAAGACCGCCGCCGTCGGCGCGCTCGCGGAGGCGACCCACGAGGACCCCGACAACGACTTCGTCGTCATCAACGTCGCCGACTTCTTCGGCCGCACGAAGAAGGAAATCAAGAACGACCCCCGCTTTTCGCACTTCCTGGAGGGCCGCTCGCAACTCTCCAAACGGGACATGATAAGCCACATCCTCAAGGAACAGGCCTCCTACCAGCCCGTCTCGGGGGATTTCCGGACAGTGCTGCTGGACAACGCCGAAGCCATCCGCGAGGACTTCCAGCAGTCCCTCCGGCGGGTGATGGAACAGCACTACGAGGCGACGCAGTTCGTCATCGCGACCCGCCAGCCCTCGAAACTCATCCCGCCCATCGAATCCCGGTGTTTCCCGGTGCCGATGCGGGCGCCGACCCACGAGGAGACCGTCGAGGTGCTGGAGTCCATCGTCGAGGCGGAGGGCGTCGACTACGACGCCGACGGCCTCGAATACGTCGCCGGCTACGGCGACGGCGACCTCCGGAAGGCCATCCTCGGCGCCCAGACGGCCCACGAGGAAGCCGGCGAGGTGACGATGCAGGCCGCCTACGACGCGCTGGGCGACGTGGGCATGCGCGACGAACTGGAATCCATCCTCGCGGACGCCGAATCCGGCGAGTTCGAGGACGCTCGCAGCAGTCTCGACGACCTGCTCTACGACGAGGGCTTCGCCGGAAACGAGATTCTGCGGGAACTGCTCGCGGCGGCCCGAAGCCGCTACGACGGCCGCGAACTCGCCGAGGTGCACCGACTCGCTGGCGAAATCGACCTCGAAATGTCCGAGGGCAACACCGACCGGGTCCATCTCGGTCGCCTGCTCGCGGAACTCGGCCGATAG
- a CDS encoding phosphoglucomutase/phosphomannomutase family protein codes for MDIEFGTDGWRTTREEFTDPRIRAVGQAVADYLRASDHSDPVAVGYDPREGSRNAAEELCRVLCANGFDALLPDRDTPTPVVAWTVRDRDLAGALQVTASHNPASYNGIKFIPEGGAPALPDVTDRLAENLREPDPLPEAEWGSVTETDFLDAYLDHALDFVEADLSGLTLAHDAMHGSGRGVTDELLARAGADVIRLRSERDPEFGGGSPEPSAARLRDLESRVQDGEAELGVANDGDSDRIAVVTPERGVVDANWLFVALYDSLLEEDILEGDAVRTVSTTYLVDRVASAHGHDVHETPVGFKWVAEAMADHDALIGGEESGGFGVRGHLRNKDGVLVALLVAAAHSEEPLDDRLDRLRDAYGDIAQDRISVDCPDDRKAAVIDSLDGSLPDRVAGVEIESVNDTDGFKLVLEDGSWLLVRPSGTEPKLRVYAEAESRERVEELLEAGRELVRPLI; via the coding sequence ATGGACATCGAGTTCGGAACCGACGGCTGGCGGACGACCCGCGAGGAGTTCACCGACCCGCGCATCCGTGCGGTCGGCCAGGCCGTCGCCGACTACCTCCGTGCGAGCGACCACTCGGACCCGGTCGCGGTCGGCTACGACCCCCGCGAGGGCTCCCGCAATGCCGCTGAGGAACTCTGCCGCGTTCTCTGTGCCAACGGCTTCGACGCCCTGCTTCCGGACCGCGACACGCCGACGCCCGTCGTCGCGTGGACGGTCCGGGACCGCGACCTCGCCGGCGCCCTGCAGGTGACCGCGAGCCACAATCCCGCCTCCTACAACGGCATCAAGTTCATCCCTGAGGGCGGCGCACCAGCCCTGCCGGACGTCACCGACCGATTGGCCGAGAACCTCCGCGAACCGGACCCCCTGCCCGAAGCCGAGTGGGGCAGTGTCACCGAGACGGATTTCCTCGACGCGTATCTCGACCACGCGCTCGATTTCGTCGAGGCGGACCTCTCGGGACTCACTCTCGCCCACGACGCCATGCACGGCAGCGGCCGCGGCGTCACCGACGAACTCCTCGCACGCGCGGGCGCCGACGTGATACGCCTCCGTTCGGAGCGGGACCCCGAGTTCGGTGGCGGGTCGCCCGAGCCTTCGGCCGCCCGCCTGCGGGACCTCGAATCCCGCGTGCAGGACGGCGAGGCCGAACTCGGCGTGGCCAACGACGGCGACTCGGACCGCATCGCCGTCGTCACGCCCGAGCGCGGCGTCGTCGACGCGAACTGGCTGTTCGTCGCGTTGTACGACAGCCTGCTGGAAGAGGACATTCTCGAAGGTGACGCCGTCCGCACCGTCTCGACGACGTACCTCGTCGACCGGGTCGCGTCGGCCCACGGCCACGACGTCCACGAGACCCCCGTCGGCTTCAAGTGGGTTGCCGAGGCGATGGCCGACCACGACGCCCTCATCGGCGGCGAGGAGTCCGGCGGCTTCGGCGTTCGCGGTCATCTCCGGAACAAGGACGGCGTTCTCGTCGCGCTGCTGGTCGCGGCCGCCCACAGCGAAGAACCGCTGGACGACCGCCTCGACCGACTCCGGGACGCCTACGGTGACATCGCACAGGACCGCATCAGCGTCGACTGTCCCGACGACCGGAAGGCGGCCGTCATCGACAGCCTCGACGGGAGTCTCCCGGACCGGGTTGCGGGCGTCGAAATCGAATCGGTGAACGACACGGACGGCTTCAAACTGGTGCTGGAGGATGGGTCGTGGCTGCTCGTCCGACCGAGCGGCACGGAGCCGAAACTGCGGGTCTACGCCGAAGCCGAGAGCCGCGAACGTGTCGAAGAATTGCTAGAGGCCGGCCGCGAACTCGTTCGACCCCTGATCTAA
- a CDS encoding DoxX family protein yields the protein MSTTTDAQSRYNELRSTIGGFTVEGRAHSLSAWFVLALRLVIGFAFLYSGVEKILGGFSAQGYLGNVAATNGNPLEGMFLWMSQTPWFVEFVNVAVPFGEVAIGLGLIVGLLTRLAAFFGAFMMLMFYFGNWDMAHGPINSDFMYMLVFLSVAAFGAGRILGLDAYVEQYEIDGQPIVEKYPVLDYLLG from the coding sequence ATGAGTACCACAACTGACGCTCAGTCCCGCTATAACGAACTCCGGTCGACTATCGGTGGCTTCACCGTCGAAGGACGTGCCCACTCGCTCAGCGCGTGGTTCGTCCTCGCACTTCGCCTTGTCATCGGGTTCGCGTTCCTGTATTCTGGCGTCGAGAAGATCCTTGGCGGCTTCTCCGCGCAGGGATATCTCGGAAACGTCGCTGCGACCAACGGGAACCCACTAGAGGGGATGTTCCTCTGGATGAGCCAGACGCCGTGGTTCGTCGAGTTCGTGAACGTCGCCGTCCCGTTCGGCGAAGTAGCCATCGGCCTCGGCCTCATCGTCGGGCTGTTGACCCGCCTCGCGGCGTTCTTCGGCGCGTTCATGATGCTCATGTTCTACTTCGGTAACTGGGACATGGCCCACGGCCCCATCAACAGCGACTTCATGTACATGCTGGTGTTCCTGTCGGTGGCCGCCTTCGGGGCCGGACGCATCCTCGGGCTCGACGCCTACGTCGAACAGTACGAAATCGATGGCCAACCCATCGTCGAGAAATACCCCGTGCTTGACTACCTCTTGGGCTGA
- a CDS encoding GNAT family N-acetyltransferase yields MTDTEVRIARDDEESTVRSICNAAMLEVPEAAVREGTVLVAVEGDRILGALVLDGEEIEAVAVRPGRRGQGIGAALVEAAAERRGELTAGFDSGVRPFYEALGFEVECEDGRCRGVLR; encoded by the coding sequence ATGACCGACACCGAGGTCCGCATCGCGAGGGACGACGAGGAATCGACCGTTCGGAGCATCTGCAACGCCGCGATGCTGGAGGTGCCCGAGGCGGCAGTTCGTGAGGGGACCGTTCTGGTCGCTGTCGAGGGCGACCGTATCCTCGGCGCGCTAGTGCTCGACGGCGAGGAAATCGAGGCCGTGGCGGTTCGGCCGGGGCGTCGCGGGCAGGGAATCGGTGCGGCGCTCGTCGAGGCCGCCGCCGAGCGACGCGGTGAACTGACCGCTGGCTTCGACTCCGGCGTGCGGCCCTTCTATGAGGCGCTTGGTTTCGAGGTAGAGTGTGAGGACGGGCGGTGTCGTGGGGTTCTTCGATAA
- the samp2 gene encoding ubiquitin-like small modifier protein SAMP2: MHVTCEVVGEETHDLELDAEATYGDLLDAVGLSSHEASVLVDGSPVPEDRTVDAESVRVLRLIKGG, from the coding sequence ATGCACGTCACCTGTGAGGTCGTCGGCGAGGAGACCCACGACCTCGAGTTGGACGCCGAGGCGACCTACGGCGACCTCCTCGATGCAGTCGGCCTCTCCAGCCACGAGGCCTCGGTGCTGGTCGACGGCAGCCCCGTCCCCGAAGACCGGACGGTCGACGCCGAGTCGGTCCGCGTCCTCCGACTTATCAAGGGCGGATGA
- a CDS encoding bactofilin family protein, which yields MRRVTLVVCVLSVALSLFAGVAAAETMVGGTVVIEDGETVSGVTATGGEIVVRGTVDGDLRAYGGDVHIAEGGEVTGIVRAYGANVRIDGTVQGNALVYAGNATLGESGTVDRSFGAVGSGVTIAGNVGADANVVAGSITLADSATVGGSLNYYGTLQDRGGTVEGGIQNADDLALGPPTEVLTVGFIGFMLLADLLLGAVLLRIAPGFADAATDTVATEPLYTLGIGLAAVLGVGLAVVVLTITIIGLPFAVALLMLALVSGWFARVYGQYTVAAAVLGRADVESRYLALVVGVVGVTLLGLVPYVGPVLATLVYLLGAGIVALGLRSGYDLIARNPRPLSHL from the coding sequence ATGCGACGTGTCACGTTGGTTGTATGTGTGCTGTCGGTCGCCCTCTCGCTGTTCGCCGGCGTTGCGGCCGCCGAAACGATGGTAGGCGGTACCGTCGTCATCGAGGACGGGGAGACGGTCAGCGGCGTGACGGCGACCGGCGGCGAAATCGTCGTCCGCGGGACCGTCGACGGTGACCTTCGTGCCTACGGCGGTGACGTCCACATCGCCGAGGGCGGGGAAGTGACCGGCATCGTTCGAGCCTACGGCGCCAACGTGCGAATCGACGGGACCGTACAGGGGAACGCGCTCGTCTACGCGGGGAACGCGACCCTCGGCGAGAGCGGGACCGTCGACCGCTCGTTCGGCGCCGTCGGGTCGGGCGTCACCATCGCCGGAAACGTCGGCGCTGACGCGAACGTCGTCGCCGGCAGCATCACGCTTGCCGATTCGGCGACCGTCGGCGGGAGCCTGAACTACTACGGCACGCTTCAGGACCGGGGCGGAACCGTCGAGGGAGGCATCCAGAACGCCGACGACCTCGCGTTGGGACCGCCAACCGAGGTGCTAACCGTCGGCTTTATCGGCTTCATGCTGCTCGCTGACCTGCTGTTGGGCGCTGTACTCCTCCGAATCGCTCCCGGCTTCGCCGACGCCGCGACCGATACCGTCGCCACCGAGCCCCTGTATACCCTCGGCATCGGACTGGCCGCCGTCCTCGGCGTCGGCCTCGCGGTCGTCGTCCTGACGATAACGATTATCGGCCTGCCGTTCGCGGTGGCGCTGCTGATGCTCGCCCTCGTCTCGGGCTGGTTCGCCCGCGTGTACGGCCAGTATACCGTCGCAGCGGCCGTGCTGGGGCGGGCCGACGTCGAGAGCCGCTATCTCGCACTGGTGGTCGGCGTCGTCGGCGTGACCCTGCTGGGGCTGGTCCCCTACGTCGGGCCGGTTCTCGCCACACTCGTCTATCTGCTCGGCGCGGGTATCGTCGCGCTCGGCCTCCGTTCGGGCTACGACCTCATCGCTCGGAACCCCCGCCCGCTGAGTCACCTGTAG
- a CDS encoding replication factor C small subunit: MSEAAAETDRGREIWIEKYRPQTLDEVVGHEAITQRLKEYIRQEDLPHLLFAGPAGTGKTTSATAIAKEVYGDDWRENFLELNASDQRGIDVVRDRIKSFARASFGGYDHRIIFLDEADALTSDAQSALRRTMEQFSDNTRFILSCNYSSQIIDPIQSRCAVFRFSPLGDDAVEEQIRIIADEEGIEMTDDAVDALVYAADGDMRKAINGLQAAAVMGGVVDEEAVYTITSTARPEEIEEMVSKAMHGDFTAARSQLDTLLRDVGIAGGDIIDQMHRSVWEFGLEEREAVRLMERVGEADYRITAGANEQVQLEALLASLALDEE, translated from the coding sequence ATGAGTGAGGCTGCCGCCGAAACCGACCGCGGGCGGGAAATCTGGATCGAAAAGTACCGCCCACAGACGCTCGACGAGGTCGTCGGCCACGAGGCCATTACCCAGCGCCTCAAGGAGTACATCCGACAGGAAGACCTGCCGCACCTGCTGTTTGCGGGGCCGGCCGGCACCGGCAAGACCACCTCCGCGACGGCTATCGCCAAGGAAGTCTACGGCGACGACTGGCGGGAGAACTTCCTCGAGTTGAACGCCTCCGACCAGCGTGGTATCGACGTCGTCCGGGACCGCATCAAGAGCTTCGCCCGCGCCTCCTTTGGCGGCTACGACCACCGCATCATCTTCCTCGACGAGGCCGACGCCCTCACGTCGGACGCCCAGTCGGCCCTCCGGCGGACGATGGAGCAGTTCTCCGATAACACTCGCTTCATCCTCTCGTGTAACTACTCCAGTCAGATTATCGACCCCATCCAGTCCCGGTGTGCCGTCTTCCGCTTCTCGCCGCTCGGCGACGACGCCGTCGAGGAGCAGATTCGCATCATCGCCGACGAGGAGGGCATCGAGATGACCGACGACGCCGTCGATGCGCTCGTCTACGCCGCCGACGGCGACATGCGGAAGGCCATCAACGGCCTGCAGGCCGCCGCCGTCATGGGCGGGGTCGTCGACGAGGAGGCCGTCTACACCATCACCTCTACCGCGCGCCCCGAGGAAATCGAGGAGATGGTCTCGAAGGCCATGCACGGTGATTTCACCGCCGCTCGCTCCCAACTCGATACGCTCCTCCGCGATGTGGGTATCGCTGGCGGCGACATCATCGACCAGATGCACCGCTCGGTGTGGGAGTTCGGACTCGAAGAACGCGAGGCCGTTCGCCTGATGGAACGGGTCGGTGAGGCCGACTACCGGATTACGGCCGGCGCGAACGAGCAGGTGCAACTGGAAGCGTTGCTGGCGTCGCTGGCGTTGGACGAGGAGTAG